CGCCGGCGTCGATGGTTCTGGTGCAGTTGTTCATCACGGGGATGATCCTGCTCTCCAAGCTGTCCATCAGCGGCGGCATCTTCATCTTCGCGCTCCTCGCCTACCGCAGCCTCTTCGGCGCCGCCGTCATCCTCCCACTGGCCCTCATCTTCGAAAGGTAAGGTATTCACTCTTAATCATCCTTAGCTTTCAAATCTTCCAACACTGAAAGTCTGAAAGTGGAAAAGAAAACAGTTGCCAGTTCTGATCTCTGATGCATGGTATTGTGGGTTTCGGTTGCGCGCATGCAGGGGCAAGTGGAAGGAGATGGGCTGGCACGCCACGGGATGGATCTTCCTCAACGCCTTCATCGGGTACGTTTGTTCATCAGTCCAAGGTCCAAACGCTGTTAGTACATTGCACCTGCGCGCATGCTGACGTGCGAATGATTGTCATGAactgtttttctttgtttcttttgtttGGGTACCTCAATGGCCTAGTTGCTCTATATATACATATCGGCACCAACTATGTACGTAATTGACTTTATAAATTATTATAACAATCGATGTTGTACCCCCTGAACTCTTTAAGACATTATTTCTGGTGCAGGTTAAAAATCTCCTATAAAGGATCTCTCATTAGCAAACTTCCATTAGATGCTTGACTAGCATATGAACTTGTGATAAGTCGAAGCCACCATACTATAGTGATTAGCGCTAGGGTACATTATTCTCTCCAAGTCAGCTATATGTTTATATAGTAGACACATAGTGTTTAGATGACGAGAGCTTCAGTCGTAGATAACAGTACCCCTCAGTCCCTCACAAAAGAGAAGAGAAAAGTAGTCACTTTCATTTAAACTAATACATAGCTGATTTTAGAGCCTTAGAGGGCCATCTGCGTGAACAAAATACTAGTCCAAACAACATATACTTCTATGAACTAATTAAATCAACATCATATAAACTAACTCAAGTGACCACGCGTCGTGATATACAGGTACGCAGTGCCGATGAGCTTATACTGCTATGGCCTCCGTGACACAACACCATCTTACGCGGTCATCTTTGTGAACCTAATTCCGCTGGCCACCTTCATCCTGTCGCTCGTCTTCAGGTGCCAAATTTCTTCATTATTCATGCATTCGCAATAAACTTAGCATTTATTTAAATCAACTCCTTGACAACCCACAAAAGGATGCAAACTCGGGGTGATGGATTCAAATGTTCTAACTGCTAATCAACTTTCATTATATTTTTATCTTATTTTCCAACCCACGTATGTGGTATGCGTGAACATTTAGAATGGAGACATTGCGAATCTGGAGTGTGGTTGGATCACTGAAGATTGCAGGCGTTCTGTTCTCTGTTGGAGGCACAATGCTCATCAGCCTTTACAAGGGCAAGGCGTTGCATCTCTGGGACCCCATCCTGAAGATCCACCCCAAGGAACAAACAGCCGAGGGTGCAAGCAATCAACTAAGAGGGACAATATTCTTGGTAGGCAGCAGCTTCGCATATGCTTGCTGGTACCTGATCCAGGTGACCGTCCATGCAGTGACATGTTGCTGGTATCTCTCGTTCTTTGTGTTAAGTATGTTACATTATTTAGTATACGACTAGGGAGATGTATGCTCATTTGGACAGTAAAACTAAACCTGAACCCAGCCCTCTCACGCCCTGAGCCATTTCAGCCGTCAGATTTCATGTTAGGCTAGTTGACATCCCAGTGTTTCTATTTTTCCTGGCCCAGTTGTTCTAAGGGATTGCTGCTCCATGAGGAAAATCTGAGATGTGATTCACTTGGCCTTTTCGCCGACCCATTTATCACTCGCAAATAGCATGCATGCTTGTTGAGAGGAGAGACATGAGAGTATGGGAGTGAGCTATTACTTGCATGCATTCAAGAGATGGAAGTGACATCATTGAGATTGTTAATACATCTAAATTTTCAAAAAATAACAACTCAAAAACTGTGACATTAAGTTAAGATCCCTGTTCACTGTCATCTTTGCTTTGATGAAAACTAGATCTTGTATGGGCATTCTGACGATATATTTTGCATTCAAACTTTCCATACAATATCTTGTAAGTAATCATCATATTAGTACCAGCATTGCCACCTTTCACTTTACTTGGTTAGTTTGAGAGGATAATATCATCATTTTTTGTTCTAGATGCGTCACCCAAAGAGTATTCATCACTTTTTGTACGCGTGTAATCTCGTATTTACAAAGAGGTGATATATCATGGACACCACTAGTTAGTGCCCCTGGAAGTTTGCACTGTATTTATAGTACTAATTTATAAATAAACAATACTACAATATTGTTGATGCAGTAACCACGTTATTACTGCCATATGATGTGATGATAGTTACTCGCGACTATGTTTCGGTACTCTTACTTACCACCATAGTAGTGATATACTCCCTTTGTAAAGAAAAacaagagcgtttagatcactactttagtgatctaaactctcttatatttctttacggagggagtaattatCATGATAATGAGAAGAGTGAGGGTGCACTTACCAGACTAGCTATTTAGTAACTTTTACCAACATGCCGACATTGTACTTACTAGATGGCGTGGTAACATGTTACAAAATAGGATGATAACTTACCACGTGGTAATAAACGAGTGTAAAATAGTTTGCTGAAATAATACCCTAGTCCAGTCAGTTTGAGGTACTTGGGTTAACGGTGAAAATGGATTTCTGAGCTGAGGAAATGGTTAAGCAGGAACCCATTTTTATTACCAAAACCAGCTTTTAATTCATTGATCTCATTTTGTTTGTTGTTCCATGTGTGCAGCTAGCAACCATTGTTTCCCTGTGTGTAAATAGTAATGCTTTTAATTGCATGTCATGATTGAGTTCATGATAGTCTTGTTGCATGCAAGAACTTCGACACATGACTGGGTTATCCACCATAGAGCCATAACTAGAATGTTTGTTTTTAAAAGTTTTGGTTATTTCTGTTAGTAGAAACTAGAGCGTAGAGCAATAATAACATGTTATTGCAGTCAAAGGTTCTCAAAGTGTATCCATACAAGTATTGGTCATCCATGGTGACATGCTTCGTTGGAGGATTCCAAACAGCACTAGTTGGAATAATATTGAATACAGACAAGAACGCATGGAAGCTAGGATGGAATCTCGACCTTGTGACTATCTTGTACTCGGTGAGTCGGTTGATCTCACAAAATATCAATGTAAAAAATAGACTACAACATAAGATACATGTTTCTTTTGCAAAAACCTGAGGTACAGTTGAAGCTAGGCAACTCAGAAATTCTTTGGAATTATTCACTGAGGATTTAAATTATTCAGTTGGTAATTGAAAAAAAAAAGTGGATGTACGATTATTCATTGGGAAATCAACATGAGATCATTTGGTGTAGGGGGCACTTGCAACAGCAGGGAAATATTGCCTGAACTCATGGGCTGTTGCCAAGCGAGGCCCAACATATCCTCCGATGTTCAACCCATTGTCTGTGGTATTCACAATTTTGCTGGACTCCATCATCATAGGCAATGAAATTACAGTCGGAAGGTACGTCGTTTCGCTTCTTCCAGTCTTTTTGATTATGGTAAACTCATATTTTCTATAACTGGTATTGTTGAACAGAAAATAAATGAAATTGTTCTTCTTTATTCTATATTTGCAGCCTGCTCGGTA
This sequence is a window from Aegilops tauschii subsp. strangulata cultivar AL8/78 chromosome 7, Aet v6.0, whole genome shotgun sequence. Protein-coding genes within it:
- the LOC109783389 gene encoding WAT1-related protein At5g64700-like; the encoded protein is MDIGAETQKPAAGCEWRTPASMVLVQLFITGMILLSKLSISGGIFIFALLAYRSLFGAAVILPLALIFERGKWKEMGWHATGWIFLNAFIGYAVPMSLYCYGLRDTTPSYAVIFVNLIPLATFILSLVFRMETLRIWSVVGSLKIAGVLFSVGGTMLISLYKGKALHLWDPILKIHPKEQTAEGASNQLRGTIFLVGSSFAYACWYLIQSKVLKVYPYKYWSSMVTCFVGGFQTALVGIILNTDKNAWKLGWNLDLVTILYSGALATAGKYCLNSWAVAKRGPTYPPMFNPLSVVFTILLDSIIIGNEITVGSLLGTTMVLVGLYTFLWAKSKEVRDK